In Rosa rugosa chromosome 4, drRosRugo1.1, whole genome shotgun sequence, the genomic stretch TCCCGGGTGGCCAACATCAGCTCCGACGTGTCCTCAGCCGATCAGTGGTTCGCCACTCGTGTCCTGCCCTTCATTCCTGCCACTTCCATCACAGCCATTGCTGTAGGAAACGAGTACCTAACTTCAAACAGTGATCACCAAGTACTTGACCCTGCTGCTCTTGTCCAAGCAATGCAGAACTTGCATTCAGTGCTCATAGCCCGAGCACTTGACAGAAAGATCAAGATCACAACTCCACATAGCATGGCCATTTTAGCCTCCTCATTTCCTCCTTCAGCTTCAACTTTTGCTACAGATCTCGTACCAACTATGACTTCAATAGTTGCATTCTTGGCTGATACTGCCTCCCCTTTTATGATCAATGCATACCCTTATTTTGCATACAGGTATCATTAGATCCACAAACATCAGATATTTTGTTTTAGTTCATTTTCCTGAAGATTGTCACATTGTTTATGTATTTTCGGACCATTGTTTCTTTTTAACATTGATATATATTTAATACCTTGCCTGCAGGGACAACCCAGACATGGTTAATATACAATATGCTTTACTAGGGAACTCAACGTCAACCGGTGTGCGTGACCCCAAGGGGTACACATACACCAACATGTTGGATGCACAGATTGATGCTGTTCGGTCTGCGGTTAATGCACTAGGACTAGGACCACACCGGGCAGTGGAGATTATGGTATCCGAATCCGGGTGGCCATCCAAAGGAGACACTAATGAAATTGCTGCCACCCCGGAAAATGCCAAGACTTACAACACAAGGCTGATCGAACGCGCACAGTCCAACAAAGGAACACCCATGAAGCCTCTAGACAAGATTGAGGTGTTTGTGTTTGCTTTGTTTAATGAGAACAAGAAAGAAGGGGTTGCTAGTGAGAGGAACTTTGGGATTTTTAATGGTGATGGGTCAAAGGTGTATGAGGTGGACTTGAGCTGCCAGTTTTGCAGTGGTGATAGTGGTAATG encodes the following:
- the LOC133744120 gene encoding glucan endo-1,3-beta-glucosidase 12-like, which encodes MATTQLLLLLLLPFILNPFPNVAVSGVGINYGTLGNNLPPPKRVAQLLQSTLIDKVKIYDTNPEILQAFSNTGIDLIVAVENSRVANISSDVSSADQWFATRVLPFIPATSITAIAVGNEYLTSNSDHQVLDPAALVQAMQNLHSVLIARALDRKIKITTPHSMAILASSFPPSASTFATDLVPTMTSIVAFLADTASPFMINAYPYFAYRDNPDMVNIQYALLGNSTSTGVRDPKGYTYTNMLDAQIDAVRSAVNALGLGPHRAVEIMVSESGWPSKGDTNEIAATPENAKTYNTRLIERAQSNKGTPMKPLDKIEVFVFALFNENKKEGVASERNFGIFNGDGSKVYEVDLSCQFCSGDSGNGGNGGFGEKLSGAVRGPSVWCIAKPHADEKVLQAVLDFCCGGGGVDCREIYENGDCFAPDKLLAHASYAMNAYYQMHGRNYWNCDFKGTGLVTFSDPTYGRCRYPQQ